In Thermocrinis minervae, a single genomic region encodes these proteins:
- a CDS encoding EAL domain-containing protein, which produces MKLEKILRTQSLEPYGYELLMGKAPRSVEEDWEFFNALIELAYPESLYVYFINIYPRTIIRHQDELYEILKDRENIVLEIIEEDTKEEEIIYLSNIKDYLGFKFCIDDFGRRSSNIDRLILLRPEFIKLDFELLKGYNLEVVENVKRLVHSIIPGVKLIAEKVETQEQYNIALALEIDFVQGYYFMHEDSGSHMLRP; this is translated from the coding sequence ATGAAGTTGGAAAAAATCCTTAGGACACAGAGCTTAGAGCCTTATGGTTATGAACTTCTCATGGGTAAGGCACCCAGAAGTGTAGAGGAAGATTGGGAGTTTTTCAACGCTTTGATTGAGTTAGCATATCCAGAAAGTCTATATGTTTACTTTATCAATATATACCCAAGAACTATAATACGCCACCAAGATGAATTGTATGAAATCCTAAAAGATAGAGAAAACATAGTGCTTGAAATAATAGAAGAAGATACTAAGGAGGAAGAAATTATATATTTAAGTAACATCAAAGATTATCTAGGTTTTAAATTCTGCATAGATGATTTTGGAAGAAGATCCTCCAACATAGACAGGCTTATCCTCTTAAGACCTGAGTTTATAAAGCTTGACTTTGAACTTTTGAAAGGTTATAACCTTGAGGTTGTTGAAAACGTCAAGAGACTAGTACATAGTATAATCCCGGGCGTAAAGCTCATAGCCGAGAAGGTAGAAACCCAAGAGCAGTACAACATAGCTCTTGCCCTTGAAATAGACTTTGTGCAGGGCTATTATTTTATGCATGAAGATTCTGGCTCACATATGCTGCGCCCCTGA
- a CDS encoding glycosyltransferase family 2 protein, which yields MISVVIPAYNEKDNIPILYERLKKVLESLGEDYEIIVVDDGSTDGTFEVLQELAKVDEKLKVVRFRRNYGQTAAMYAGFEYAKGDVIITMDADLQNDPEDIPKLLEELKKGYDIVSGWRKDRKDPFLSRVLPSMIANWIISKVTGVHLHDYGCTLKAYRSEVVKDLELYGDMHRFLPALTKRQGARITEVVVRHHPRLYGKSKYGLGRTIKVILDILLVKFLNEYINRPMYVFGYVGLLLLTFGLLSMLYLIFVKIFMDEPIGRRPLLILSVLAIISGIQLLSTGILAELLVRIYYTSKEQKPYVVERVINL from the coding sequence ATGATCTCTGTGGTGATACCAGCATACAACGAAAAGGATAACATACCCATACTGTACGAGAGGCTCAAGAAGGTCCTAGAAAGTCTAGGAGAGGACTACGAGATAATAGTGGTGGACGATGGCTCTACTGATGGGACCTTTGAGGTACTTCAAGAACTTGCTAAGGTTGATGAAAAGCTGAAGGTGGTACGTTTTAGAAGAAACTATGGGCAAACTGCTGCTATGTACGCCGGTTTTGAGTACGCCAAGGGTGATGTGATAATCACCATGGATGCAGATCTACAGAACGATCCAGAGGACATACCAAAGCTTTTAGAAGAGCTCAAAAAAGGTTACGATATAGTAAGCGGTTGGAGGAAGGACCGCAAAGATCCCTTCCTTTCAAGGGTTCTTCCCTCCATGATAGCCAATTGGATAATCTCTAAGGTCACTGGCGTACACCTTCATGATTACGGATGTACCCTAAAGGCTTATAGATCTGAAGTAGTGAAAGATCTTGAGCTTTATGGAGATATGCACCGCTTTCTGCCGGCTCTAACGAAGAGGCAAGGAGCTAGGATAACAGAGGTCGTAGTAAGACACCACCCAAGGCTGTATGGGAAGTCCAAGTACGGGCTAGGAAGAACTATCAAGGTAATCCTTGATATACTTCTGGTTAAGTTTCTCAACGAGTACATAAACAGGCCCATGTACGTCTTCGGATACGTAGGCCTCTTGCTGCTCACCTTTGGTCTTCTATCCATGCTGTATCTAATATTCGTGAAGATTTTCATGGATGAGCCCATAGGTAGAAGGCCTTTGCTTATCCTAAGTGTATTAGCCATCATATCTGGAATACAACTCCTTTCCACAGGTATCCTTGCAGAGCTCCTAGTTAGGATCTACTACACCTCAAAGGAGCAAAAGCCATACGTGGTGGAAAGGGTAATAAACCTATAG
- the yaaA gene encoding peroxide stress protein YaaA produces the protein MMQVYLLPSSKKQSRMVLGKYTLKDFFTEESINRFRELDDKRIELLKVISCQEELLPVWRRYAGPFWNSLEFWVLPPKVQNHLAENSVVISPVFGLLSLNDWIPYCQAQWSKELRSFWRETLKGISRELLKDKVVFSFLGKEELSLIDTSSCQKLITFEFYKRERRVYRDQPHKAYTLRYIAERQLGYEHLTVINFYDYKVESIREEGKRVRVVLKGQGAYI, from the coding sequence ATGATGCAGGTTTACCTCCTTCCCAGCTCAAAGAAACAATCCCGAATGGTCCTAGGTAAATATACCCTAAAGGATTTCTTCACAGAAGAGAGTATAAACAGGTTCAGGGAGTTGGACGACAAACGCATAGAGCTCTTAAAAGTCATCTCTTGTCAGGAGGAGCTTCTTCCCGTCTGGCGCAGGTATGCCGGTCCTTTCTGGAATTCCCTTGAATTCTGGGTCCTCCCGCCTAAGGTTCAAAACCACCTAGCCGAGAATTCTGTGGTTATTTCCCCTGTCTTTGGACTTCTTTCCTTAAACGACTGGATACCTTACTGTCAAGCTCAGTGGAGTAAAGAGTTAAGATCCTTCTGGAGGGAAACGCTAAAAGGTATTTCGCGAGAACTCCTTAAGGATAAGGTGGTCTTCAGCTTTTTGGGAAAGGAGGAGCTTTCTCTAATTGACACGTCCTCGTGCCAAAAGCTCATAACCTTTGAGTTTTACAAAAGAGAGAGGAGGGTTTACAGAGATCAGCCACACAAAGCCTATACCCTCCGCTACATAGCCGAAAGACAGCTCGGTTACGAACATCTCACTGTTATCAACTTTTACGACTACAAAGTAGAAAGCATAAGGGAGGAGGGAAAGAGGGTGAGGGTGGTACTAAAAGGTCAGGGGGCTTACATATGA
- the recR gene encoding recombination mediator RecR codes for MAFEKYFPEILRELLKNIEKIPTYGERGASRLVYNFLKLPKEERLRIANLMMKASESIITCSECGIVSDMDPCRICSDEGRNRRYICVVEESSDAYAIEKLERYKGVYHVLWGRISPLEGISPEDLNIPKLLERVEKNQAKEVILATNPNVEGEATANYLYKLLKRKFPNLTISRVSFGLSFGGFIEFTDSLSLEKSIENRKKL; via the coding sequence ATGGCATTTGAGAAGTACTTCCCTGAGATCCTCAGAGAACTACTAAAAAACATAGAAAAGATACCCACCTACGGTGAGAGAGGAGCAAGCAGGCTAGTATACAATTTCCTAAAGCTTCCTAAGGAAGAGAGACTCAGGATAGCAAACCTTATGATGAAAGCCTCCGAGTCCATCATCACCTGTTCTGAGTGCGGCATAGTATCTGACATGGATCCATGCAGGATATGCTCCGACGAAGGTAGGAACAGGAGGTACATATGCGTTGTTGAAGAGTCATCGGATGCTTATGCTATAGAGAAGTTGGAAAGGTACAAAGGCGTGTACCACGTGTTATGGGGAAGGATATCACCCCTTGAGGGTATTTCACCGGAGGATTTAAACATACCCAAGCTTTTGGAAAGGGTGGAGAAGAATCAAGCTAAGGAGGTCATACTGGCCACAAATCCCAACGTGGAAGGTGAAGCCACGGCCAACTACCTTTACAAGCTCCTTAAAAGGAAGTTTCCAAACCTTACTATAAGTCGTGTATCCTTTGGGCTATCCTTCGGCGGTTTTATAGAGTTTACCGACAGTCTTTCCTTGGAAAAGTCCATAGAAAACAGGAAAAAACTATAA
- the flhA gene encoding flagellar biosynthesis protein FlhA, whose product MLRRESWVLFFLGVVIGAIVLPIPAILLDLLLVTSIAFSLTVLVLTMFIKSPLELSAFPTVLLLGTLLRLSLNIAAARRILLHGHEGTGAAGHIIEGFGKFVVGGEVLVGIVVFLIFIVINFVVITRGAERISEVAARFTLDAMPGKQMSIDADLNAGLITEEEARRRRAQLEQEAAFYGAMDGASKFIRGDAVAALIILFLSIVGGLLIGIVFKGMGFMDALNTYTVLTVGEGLASQIPALLLSTAAGIVVTKSSSKEELGKTLLEEFHKDPRVFLYSSGFLFLIGLIQGFPKLPFFLMSGIMGLLYYLSQKALKERELQNLEKMLKERTKPQEKKEEEDIIQPEAISLEVGYGLVPLVEEKEGGDIASRIRTIRKQIASEYGVVVPLVHIRDNLKLRPYEYRILIRGIEVDRYEVMPNHLLAIDLGNAKGPLQAIQAKDPAFKLKAYWIREDQKAEAQRLNYMVVDIPTLLITHLSEVIKRNLHEILGRQEVMELVERLSKKYPKAMQGLVPDLIPISILHRVLQNLLKEGIPINDLMSIVETLADYIDQTKDVELLTEYVRQRLAKRITRLYMTGDTLYALVLSPKLEAKLTSYVQEGREDEFLDTVVNRLYPKLSSEISKFAPYGAMPVLITTFTLRRHIRKVLESYIPQLVVLSYNELDRQVNLKVLGVVDED is encoded by the coding sequence GTGCTTAGGAGGGAGTCTTGGGTACTGTTTTTCCTTGGAGTAGTCATAGGTGCAATAGTACTCCCTATACCCGCCATACTTCTTGACTTACTTCTGGTAACAAGCATAGCCTTTTCGCTTACCGTTCTGGTCCTTACCATGTTCATAAAGAGTCCTCTTGAACTCTCTGCTTTCCCAACTGTTTTACTTCTGGGAACCCTCCTGAGACTATCTCTAAATATAGCTGCGGCCAGAAGGATATTACTGCACGGACATGAAGGAACAGGCGCAGCAGGTCATATCATAGAAGGATTTGGTAAGTTCGTAGTAGGTGGAGAGGTGTTAGTGGGTATAGTGGTATTTCTCATATTCATAGTCATAAACTTTGTAGTCATCACAAGGGGAGCCGAGAGGATATCAGAGGTGGCTGCCAGGTTTACCTTGGATGCCATGCCAGGTAAACAGATGAGCATAGACGCAGACCTGAACGCCGGACTCATAACAGAGGAAGAAGCTAGAAGAAGAAGAGCTCAGCTTGAGCAGGAAGCTGCTTTCTACGGTGCTATGGATGGTGCTAGTAAGTTTATAAGAGGAGACGCTGTAGCAGCCTTAATCATACTCTTCCTATCCATAGTGGGGGGTCTTCTAATCGGGATAGTCTTCAAGGGTATGGGTTTTATGGACGCATTAAACACATACACAGTGCTCACGGTAGGGGAAGGTCTAGCCTCGCAGATACCAGCACTTCTCCTATCTACAGCCGCGGGCATAGTAGTTACCAAGTCGTCTTCAAAGGAAGAACTCGGAAAAACTCTTCTTGAGGAATTCCACAAGGATCCAAGGGTTTTCCTATACTCCTCCGGCTTCTTGTTTTTAATAGGTCTTATACAAGGCTTTCCTAAACTGCCCTTCTTCCTAATGTCTGGAATTATGGGTCTTCTCTACTACCTTTCCCAAAAGGCTCTCAAGGAAAGAGAGCTTCAGAATTTGGAAAAGATGTTGAAAGAGAGGACAAAACCTCAAGAAAAGAAGGAGGAAGAGGACATAATACAGCCAGAGGCCATATCTCTGGAAGTAGGCTACGGGCTAGTGCCGTTGGTTGAAGAGAAAGAAGGGGGAGACATAGCCTCAAGGATCAGGACCATAAGAAAGCAGATAGCCAGCGAGTATGGTGTTGTGGTTCCCCTCGTTCACATAAGGGATAACCTAAAGCTCAGACCATACGAGTACAGGATCCTTATAAGAGGTATAGAGGTGGATAGGTACGAGGTGATGCCCAACCACCTACTGGCTATAGACCTGGGGAACGCCAAAGGTCCTTTGCAAGCTATTCAGGCAAAGGATCCAGCTTTCAAGCTAAAGGCGTACTGGATAAGGGAAGATCAGAAGGCAGAAGCTCAAAGGCTAAACTACATGGTCGTAGACATACCCACCCTTCTTATAACCCACCTTTCTGAGGTCATAAAGAGAAACTTACATGAGATCCTCGGAAGACAGGAAGTTATGGAGCTTGTGGAGAGGTTAAGCAAGAAATACCCAAAGGCCATGCAGGGTCTTGTCCCAGACCTTATACCCATATCCATACTTCACAGGGTTCTGCAAAACCTCCTGAAAGAAGGTATACCCATAAACGACCTTATGAGCATAGTGGAAACTCTAGCAGACTACATAGATCAGACCAAGGATGTAGAACTCCTTACTGAGTACGTAAGACAAAGGTTGGCCAAAAGGATCACACGCCTATACATGACAGGAGATACCCTCTATGCCCTTGTACTCTCCCCTAAACTTGAAGCAAAGCTCACCTCTTACGTCCAGGAGGGAAGAGAAGACGAGTTTTTAGACACCGTAGTCAACCGTTTATATCCAAAGCTTTCCAGTGAGATCTCCAAGTTTGCACCCTACGGCGCCATGCCCGTGCTTATAACCACCTTTACTCTCAGAAGGCATATAAGGAAAGTTCTTGAGAGCTACATACCCCAGCTCGTAGTACTGTCGTATAATGAACTTGACAGACAGGTCAACCTAAAAGTATTAGGTGTAGTGGATGAGGATTAA
- a CDS encoding flagellar biosynthesis protein FlhF, translating to MRIKKIFSKSLQEAVEDIKALYGQDALILSTRVVKKRLIPFMPFPRRTYLEVTVGIPDKEDFSEELRKQNNVYEEIEKLKQTLKEILESINKQKLEVQDKPSAELEREFSISALNLINKLLNKGVSKDVAQRIVESACGYDYEFKRLDLKGDSLESLVEALKVHIKVVEDFFDKDKGLRIVTLVGPTGVGKTTTIAKLAHMLKNQSMSVGIVTIDSYRVGAVEQLKAFALAMELPFRVADTPYKFRECIGEFSSMDCIFVDTAGRSQYDEIKIRELLPYLSKLPASEVYLTISTNVDEKVMYESIERFSPLHIKGLIFTKIDETNYYGTMLNVLCRTKLPILCYTTGQRVPNDIQIASYENLAKLFLER from the coding sequence ATGAGGATTAAAAAGATTTTTTCCAAGTCTCTACAGGAGGCGGTGGAGGATATAAAAGCCCTTTACGGTCAAGACGCTCTCATACTCTCCACCCGTGTGGTGAAGAAGAGACTAATTCCCTTCATGCCATTCCCTAGGCGTACCTACCTGGAAGTCACAGTGGGAATACCCGACAAGGAAGACTTTTCAGAGGAACTAAGAAAGCAAAACAATGTGTACGAGGAAATAGAAAAGCTCAAGCAAACCCTTAAAGAGATATTGGAAAGCATAAACAAGCAGAAGCTTGAAGTCCAAGACAAACCCAGTGCCGAGCTTGAAAGGGAGTTTTCCATAAGTGCCCTAAACTTGATAAACAAGCTATTGAACAAGGGTGTTTCTAAGGATGTGGCGCAGAGGATAGTAGAGTCTGCGTGCGGCTACGACTACGAGTTCAAAAGGCTTGACCTTAAGGGCGATAGCCTAGAATCTTTGGTGGAGGCTCTTAAGGTCCATATAAAGGTGGTAGAAGATTTCTTTGACAAGGATAAGGGACTGAGAATAGTGACCTTGGTGGGACCCACGGGCGTTGGCAAAACTACCACCATAGCAAAGCTCGCGCATATGCTAAAGAATCAAAGCATGTCTGTAGGGATAGTTACCATAGACAGCTATAGGGTGGGTGCTGTGGAGCAGTTAAAAGCCTTTGCCCTAGCCATGGAGCTCCCCTTCAGGGTTGCAGACACACCTTACAAGTTTAGGGAATGCATCGGTGAATTTTCCTCCATGGATTGCATATTTGTAGATACAGCAGGACGAAGCCAGTACGATGAGATAAAGATAAGAGAGCTTCTTCCTTACCTCTCTAAGCTTCCAGCTAGCGAAGTTTACCTTACAATAAGCACCAACGTAGATGAGAAGGTCATGTACGAAAGCATAGAAAGGTTTTCACCACTACACATAAAGGGTCTTATCTTTACAAAAATTGATGAGACCAACTACTACGGAACCATGCTCAACGTACTCTGCAGGACAAAGCTACCTATACTATGCTACACAACTGGGCAGCGTGTACCGAATGACATACAGATAGCAAGCTACGAAAACCTCGCAAAGCTCTTTTTGGAGAGGTAA
- a CDS encoding MinD/ParA family protein gives MQEQMALLERQKEGKQTLYLSISSGKGGVGKTLLTVHTGKIIADKGKKVLIIDGDLGLSNVHLMLGIASPKNLYDFLKGECSMDEIVVPLNENLSFISSGSGIKDMVNLPEAQLKALLWRLKEFAERSYDYVIFDTPPGIHSDTIALVSSSHIPIIITTPEPTAVADAYGLIKVLNKEENVKEFCIIVNKVSSREEGNKVYETISTLCEKFTTASVKYLGSISYNPKLIRRIVRQDPFDDTLIRELSLALSKLPLDVEPLRLNFWERLFNRLRLRS, from the coding sequence ATGCAGGAACAAATGGCTCTCTTAGAAAGGCAGAAAGAGGGCAAGCAGACCCTCTACCTTTCCATATCCAGTGGTAAAGGAGGCGTTGGAAAGACGCTTCTGACGGTACACACAGGCAAGATAATAGCTGATAAAGGAAAGAAGGTCCTCATCATAGACGGAGACTTGGGCCTCAGCAACGTGCACCTTATGCTTGGCATTGCATCACCTAAAAACCTGTATGACTTTCTCAAAGGCGAATGTAGCATGGACGAAATAGTTGTACCACTGAATGAAAACCTTTCTTTTATATCAAGTGGTAGTGGCATAAAAGATATGGTAAACCTACCAGAAGCTCAACTGAAGGCTTTATTATGGAGGCTTAAAGAATTTGCGGAAAGGAGTTATGATTACGTTATATTTGACACGCCACCAGGCATACACTCAGACACCATAGCCCTCGTCTCTTCTTCTCACATCCCTATAATCATAACAACACCAGAACCTACAGCCGTTGCGGATGCCTATGGTCTTATAAAGGTTTTAAACAAGGAGGAGAACGTAAAGGAATTTTGCATTATAGTGAATAAGGTAAGCTCAAGGGAGGAAGGGAATAAGGTATACGAAACCATAAGCACGTTGTGCGAAAAGTTTACAACCGCAAGCGTAAAGTACCTCGGAAGCATAAGCTACAACCCAAAACTCATAAGACGGATAGTAAGACAGGATCCTTTTGACGATACTCTGATCAGAGAACTATCCCTCGCTCTTTCTAAGCTTCCCCTTGATGTAGAACCCCTAAGACTTAACTTTTGGGAACGTCTTTTTAACAGACTCAGACTCAGAAGTTAA
- the trpE gene encoding anthranilate synthase component I, which yields MLNLSLEEFLELSRTYNIIPLYKDFLADTETPLSIFLKTQEKGKFNILLESAEGGIKWGRYSFIILGGSFYCTYRKGIFEIIKDGRVEHTITKDPFSEIKKILEGFIPYQDSSLGRFWGGLVGYIGYDLIKLYEPVEDQKPDPISVYDMFMIFTDRLIVHDNLTGKVRIIVPVRVSKDAKGDYERAVREIDRCSKEIFTRCVYPKDFKEKEPDLKGWESNFSKEDFMKAVERAKEYIAQGDAIQVVLSQRFKRTFTGNPQDVYRVLRFLNPSPYMYCMDLGSLQVVGSSPEVLVRLEGNIVQTRPIAGTRRRGTTEEEDILLEEELLRDEKERAEHLMLVDLARNDLGKVCKPGTVKVSSFMRVERYSHVMHMVSDVEGELMDGMSPVDVLKATFPAGTVSGAPKVRAMQIIEELEPERRGVYAGAVGYFSFQGNMDMAIAIRTAIFRGGEVFVQAGAGVVADSDPEKEWWETVNKAKAIMKAIHMAEDT from the coding sequence ATGCTTAATCTCTCGTTGGAGGAATTTCTAGAGCTTTCAAGAACTTACAACATCATCCCTCTCTACAAGGACTTTCTGGCAGACACGGAGACTCCCCTGTCCATATTCTTAAAAACCCAAGAAAAAGGGAAGTTCAACATCCTGCTGGAGAGCGCCGAGGGTGGGATAAAGTGGGGTAGGTATTCCTTCATAATCCTGGGTGGATCTTTCTACTGTACTTACAGGAAGGGTATTTTTGAGATCATCAAGGACGGAAGGGTAGAGCACACTATAACCAAAGACCCTTTCTCGGAGATAAAAAAGATCTTAGAAGGCTTTATACCTTACCAGGATTCAAGTCTTGGGCGCTTTTGGGGTGGGCTTGTGGGGTACATAGGCTACGACCTTATCAAGCTCTACGAGCCTGTTGAAGACCAAAAGCCAGATCCCATATCCGTATACGACATGTTTATGATTTTTACAGACAGACTCATAGTGCACGACAACCTCACGGGCAAGGTAAGGATCATAGTACCCGTAAGAGTGTCTAAGGATGCAAAAGGGGACTACGAAAGGGCAGTAAGAGAGATAGACAGATGTAGCAAGGAAATATTCACCAGATGTGTATATCCTAAGGATTTCAAGGAGAAGGAACCAGACTTAAAGGGCTGGGAGTCTAACTTTAGCAAAGAAGACTTTATGAAGGCTGTAGAGAGGGCAAAAGAGTATATAGCCCAAGGAGATGCCATACAGGTAGTCCTCTCTCAGAGGTTTAAAAGGACCTTCACTGGTAACCCTCAGGACGTCTACAGAGTTCTAAGGTTTTTAAACCCCTCCCCTTACATGTACTGCATGGACCTAGGAAGTTTGCAGGTAGTGGGCTCCTCTCCAGAAGTGTTGGTAAGGCTAGAGGGTAACATAGTGCAGACAAGACCCATAGCCGGTACAAGAAGGAGAGGAACCACAGAAGAAGAGGATATACTCCTAGAGGAGGAACTTCTAAGAGATGAGAAGGAGAGGGCTGAGCATCTGATGCTTGTAGATCTTGCACGCAATGATTTGGGTAAAGTATGCAAACCAGGGACTGTAAAGGTTAGCAGTTTTATGAGAGTGGAAAGGTACTCTCACGTGATGCACATGGTGAGCGACGTAGAAGGTGAGCTTATGGATGGAATGTCTCCTGTAGACGTGCTCAAGGCTACCTTCCCCGCAGGTACAGTATCTGGAGCTCCAAAGGTCAGAGCCATGCAGATAATAGAAGAGTTAGAACCTGAGAGAAGAGGTGTGTACGCCGGAGCCGTAGGATACTTCTCCTTTCAGGGAAACATGGACATGGCAATAGCTATAAGGACGGCCATCTTTAGGGGAGGAGAAGTCTTTGTACAGGCAGGAGCTGGTGTAGTGGCAGACTCAGACCCTGAGAAGGAATGGTGGGAGACGGTAAATAAGGCAAAGGCCATAATGAAAGCTATACATATGGCGGAGGATACCTGA